The sequence TCCGGAGCCTGGGCGCTGCTCAATGGCAAGGATGGCGTCGATGCCGAGCTCGACCTCGGCGTGGGCTGGCAGGATCCCGCCGTGATCCGTGAAACCGGCCTCTGCGTCTGGCGCTCCGGCCAGCGTCCAGTGCTCGATTTCAAGCGCAACGGCGACTTCCTCACCGGCTGCCTGGCGATCCTCTGGACCGGTGGCGATCACGACACGCCGGGCGTGGTCGAGCGGGCCCGCGATTACGACACCATCGCCGCGTCCGGCCGCATCGCGCGGGACGGCGTGCTCCATGCCGATGCCGCCCGTCTGGCCGAGGGCATTTCGCTCTATCACCGTGCGCAGTTGGAGGAGGGGATGATCCCGCTCCCGGCCATCGAGGGCAGCCTCGCCGCGAAATACTGTGGCGGCGGCTACGGTGGCTATGCCGTCTATCTCTTCCCGGATCCGATAGTCCGCGCCGCGGCGCTTTCCCGCCATGCCGACCTCCGCGCGGTCGAGCCGTTCTGCAAAGTCTGAGTCCCACCGTGTCGATCGAGACCGTCCATGTCCTGGGAACTCCCGTCGCGGTGACCAACCGCGCCGAGGCGGCCACGACCGCCATCGGCTGGGCCCGGCTCGGTGACCGCGCCCGCGCGGTGGAGGCGGCGGACACCCATGTGATCACCCGCGCCCGCCACGAGCCGGAATTTCGAGCCGCCCTAAGGAACTTCGATCTGGTGTGTCCGGATGGCATGCCGCTGGTGTGGGCCATCAATGGCGAGGTCGATGAAGCCCGGCGCCTGACCGAGCGTGTCAGCGGAGCCGAGCTGATGGGCGAGATCTTCCGCCAGTCCGCCTCGGATCCGGCGCTGAAACACTTCCTGCTGGGAGGCAGCGACACACTCCTCGAAACCCTCCAATCGAAGCTGGGCGATGCCTTTCCCGGCGCGACCATCGCGGACGTTTACTCGCCGCCATTCGGTCCGTGGCCGGAGGATGAATTCGAGCGGATCTGTGATCGCATCCGCGCGTCCGGCGCGAACTTCGTGTGGGTCGGCCTCGGTTGCCCGAAGCAGGAGCGCTGGATCGGCGACCATTTGACGCAGCTTCCTCCCGCGGTCTATTTCGGCATCGGCGCGGCGTTCGCATTCCACGCCGGCACCGTCGAGCGGGCTCCCGCGCTCTGCCAAAAGCTCGGGCTCGAGTGGGCCTACCGGGTCTACCGCGAGCCGAAGCGCCTCTTCCGCCGCTATTTCACCTACAATTCGCTCTTCCTCTGGTACTCGCTCCGCGACCGCATGCTCGCGGAGTGAACCGATCCCTTTCCCATGGCCGCCACCAACATCCACACCGAGTTCCACCGCTTCCTCAACCGCCAGGACAAGGAAGCCCTGCTCGGCCAGCGCGGTCTCGTGATCTGGATGTACGGCCTCTCCGGCTCCGGCAAGTCCACCATCGCGAACGCCGCCGAGCGCCTGCTCCATGAGCAGGGCCGTTTCACCGTGATCCTCGATGGCGACAACCTCCGCTCCGGCCTGAACGCCAATCTCGGCTTCTCCGATGAGGACCGCCTCGAAAACGTCCGCCGCGTCGCCGAAACCGCCAAGGTCTTCGCCGCGAACGGCATTGTCACCTTC comes from Luteolibacter sp. LG18 and encodes:
- a CDS encoding WecB/TagA/CpsF family glycosyltransferase translates to MSIETVHVLGTPVAVTNRAEAATTAIGWARLGDRARAVEAADTHVITRARHEPEFRAALRNFDLVCPDGMPLVWAINGEVDEARRLTERVSGAELMGEIFRQSASDPALKHFLLGGSDTLLETLQSKLGDAFPGATIADVYSPPFGPWPEDEFERICDRIRASGANFVWVGLGCPKQERWIGDHLTQLPPAVYFGIGAAFAFHAGTVERAPALCQKLGLEWAYRVYREPKRLFRRYFTYNSLFLWYSLRDRMLAE
- the cysC gene encoding adenylyl-sulfate kinase, with amino-acid sequence MAATNIHTEFHRFLNRQDKEALLGQRGLVIWMYGLSGSGKSTIANAAERLLHEQGRFTVILDGDNLRSGLNANLGFSDEDRLENVRRVAETAKVFAANGIVTFVSVITPRAALRDLARGIVGDDFFEVYVQASFEACAQRDVKGLYAKAAKGEIPNFTGRDSSFEAPERPDLLLDTEGTTVTEAAASLLDAIRDRISDGNS